Proteins from a single region of Sphaerochaeta globosa str. Buddy:
- the rfbD gene encoding dTDP-4-dehydrorhamnose reductase — MTILITGAHGQLGNELQKILEEATSERGKLPLFYERSRIVAVDVDELDITSSDAVDAFFSVHKPNLAFNCAAMTNVDGCEGNEDAAYLVNAVGPKNLALACERHGARLMHISTDYVFDGLGTRPYVETDETAPNTAYGRSKLAGEQFVLASCRNSCICRTAWLYGYIGNNFVKTLLRLAREKGSLTVVDDQVGNPTSAVDLAWQLALLAASQETGIFHCTCNGEAVSWNAFAKRIMEKAGLAVEVKACTTAQFPRPAKRPAYSALENRHLRKTIGDSMRDWKEALDSFLVNYLEQERRQ; from the coding sequence ATGACGATACTCATTACTGGTGCTCATGGCCAGCTAGGAAATGAATTACAAAAAATACTAGAGGAAGCAACCTCCGAGAGGGGGAAGCTTCCTCTTTTTTATGAGCGAAGCAGGATTGTTGCCGTCGATGTCGACGAGCTGGACATCACCTCATCTGATGCTGTTGATGCTTTCTTTTCCGTCCACAAACCTAACCTTGCCTTCAATTGTGCCGCCATGACCAACGTGGACGGCTGCGAGGGCAACGAGGATGCGGCATACCTGGTCAACGCCGTCGGGCCCAAAAACCTTGCCCTCGCCTGCGAGAGGCATGGTGCTCGTCTGATGCACATCTCCACCGACTACGTATTCGACGGCCTGGGCACAAGACCCTACGTGGAGACCGACGAGACTGCACCCAACACCGCCTACGGGCGGAGCAAGCTTGCAGGCGAACAGTTCGTCCTTGCCTCATGCAGGAACAGCTGCATCTGCCGCACCGCATGGCTGTACGGCTATATAGGCAACAACTTTGTCAAGACTCTGCTTCGGCTTGCCAGGGAGAAAGGATCGCTGACGGTGGTGGACGACCAGGTGGGCAACCCTACCAGCGCCGTGGACCTCGCCTGGCAGCTGGCGCTGCTTGCGGCATCGCAAGAGACCGGCATCTTCCACTGCACCTGCAATGGTGAGGCGGTGAGCTGGAATGCGTTTGCCAAAAGGATCATGGAGAAGGCGGGACTTGCCGTGGAGGTGAAGGCCTGCACCACAGCCCAGTTCCCCCGGCCTGCAAAACGACCTGCATATTCGGCACTTGAGAACAGACATCTCAGGAAAACGATAGGGGACAGTATGCGTGATTGGAAGGAGGCTTTGGACAGCTTCCTTGTGAACTACCTAGAACAGGAGAGAAGGCAATGA